The stretch of DNA CTTCATGGTTTAATGTttcacttttattctgaaagtctcTGACTGAATAAACGTTAAATGAACACaaaagagaaaaataataaacgtttgtttttagTTGCAGTTTCCTTGGCGTCCATCAGAGGTCAGTCATGTCGCACATCAACAGCACCGAGCTGCAGTCTCTCCTGATCTCCCTCCTGCAGCACTGCCTCAACAGCTCCAGGTTTCTGTCGCCTTCACTCCCTCAGAACTACACTATCCATCAGGCAGTGCAGCAGACAGCTACAGCCAGAGGCCACTCTCAGCCTGAGGCGGTTATCTACATCCTCCTGGTGGTAGGCATGTTCAGCTTCTTCACCTTTGGCA from Nothobranchius furzeri strain GRZ-AD chromosome 5, NfurGRZ-RIMD1, whole genome shotgun sequence encodes:
- the LOC107379073 gene encoding potassium voltage-gated channel subfamily E member 1, giving the protein MSHINSTELQSLLISLLQHCLNSSRFLSPSLPQNYTIHQAVQQTATARGHSQPEAVIYILLVVGMFSFFTFGIMLSYIRSKKTESSQDPYHQYIAHDWATVVVPSRAVAEALQKEADGSGAQSKESVVICNPAVQQKLE